Genomic window (Acidobacteriota bacterium):
GCGACGGGAGAAAGATCCCGAAGGAGGCCGAGGATGAGCCCGAAGCGCCGGAAGCCGCGGCGGTCGTTCCCGATATCGCTTGTTTTCGCCCTGGCCGTCCTGACGGCAGCGGCCCGGCCGGCCGAGCGGGCCGGGGGGGCCGGGCTCAGGTCCGTCCGGCTGTCGGGTCCGGCGGGCGCGGAGACGAGGATCTCCGGATTGTCGCTGGCGGACGGCCTCAAGATCGACCTGGAGTCGCCGCAGCCGCTTTTTTCGCTTCTGGTCGACGGCAAGCTCGCGACCGCGCCGGCCCTGCCGGCCGGGCTGTCTTTCGCCGTGAGCCCCGAGGCCGGCTTCGCGCCGGGGGCGAAGCTGGCGCTCGTCTTCCGCAACGAGGGAACGGCCCGGATCACCCTCGAGAACCTCGTCCCGCTCGGCCAGGGCGCCGACCGGGTCTATATCACGGCCGGCCTGCCGAACCGGCCGCCTCATGCGCTGGACCGGAGCCAGCTCTTCCGGCCCGGCCTGGCCCCGGTCGGCGTCCTCCTTCCCGATAACGCCTGGCATCTGGGCTTCTGCTCGGTCGCGGCCGGGTCCGGGCTGACGCTGACCGCCGCCGCCCGCCGGATCAAGACCGACAAGGCCGAGCGCACCCGCTGGGCCTCGACCCTCGAGCCGGGCGGCTCGGTCGAATATGCCCTCTATTTCGAGGCCCATGACGGTGACTGGCGCCGCGGCCTCGAGATCATGTTCCGCGAGCGCTTCCTCTACGACCTCGCGCAATTCGATAACGCGCTGTTCGAGCGGCCCGACTTGGCCTGGGTCCGGCGGGCCTACCTCATGGTCCTCCGGTTCGCCTGGGACAAGGCCTATTACGACGGCGGGCCGGGCGGCCAAGCCTTCGACCGGTCTCTCACGGCCTGGGACAAGCTGCTCGGGCCGGTCGACATCTTCACCATCTGGCCGACCTGGCCCCGCCTGGGCCTCGACGGCCGCAACCAATGGGACATGTACCGCGACCTGCCCGGCGGCCTGACCGAGTTGCGACGCCAGGCGGACCTCGCCCACAAGCTCGGCAAGAAGTATTTCATCTCCTACAATCCCTGGGACGAGAGCACCCGGCCCGAGGACCACATCGCCGGCATGGAGGAGATGCTCCGGGCGCTCGACGCCGACGGCGTCGTCCTGGACACGCGCGGCGAGTCCAGCCGCGAGTTCCAGGCGGCGGCCGACCGGGTCAAGCCCGGGATCATCATGTACAGCGAGGGCATGGCCGTGCCCCGGGACATGCCCGGCATCGTCTCCGGCCGCGTGCATGACGCCCTCTACATGCCGCCGCCCCTCAACCTGAACAAATTCATGAAGCCGGACTTCGCCATCTTCCGCGTCCTCCAGCTGGCCGAGGGCCCGCTCCACCGGGAGTCGGCCGTGGCCTTCTTCAACGGCTGCGGCTCGGAGATCAACACCATGAGGCCGGGTCGGCCCGGCTG
Coding sequences:
- a CDS encoding SUMF1/EgtB/PvdO family nonheme iron enzyme produces the protein MSPKRRKPRRSFPISLVFALAVLTAAARPAERAGGAGLRSVRLSGPAGAETRISGLSLADGLKIDLESPQPLFSLLVDGKLATAPALPAGLSFAVSPEAGFAPGAKLALVFRNEGTARITLENLVPLGQGADRVYITAGLPNRPPHALDRSQLFRPGLAPVGVLLPDNAWHLGFCSVAAGSGLTLTAAARRIKTDKAERTRWASTLEPGGSVEYALYFEAHDGDWRRGLEIMFRERFLYDLAQFDNALFERPDLAWVRRAYLMVLRFAWDKAYYDGGPGGQAFDRSLTAWDKLLGPVDIFTIWPTWPRLGLDGRNQWDMYRDLPGGLTELRRQADLAHKLGKKYFISYNPWDESTRPEDHIAGMEEMLRALDADGVVLDTRGESSREFQAAADRVKPGIIMYSEGMAVPRDMPGIVSGRVHDALYMPPPLNLNKFMKPDFAIFRVLQLAEGPLHRESAVAFFNGCGSEINTMRPGRPGWIEEELRYLGRTTKILRENSSAFLDQSWAPLVPTLADGLWANRWRDGAKTVWTVFSLRPEGFNGPLVEIDIPKGAHLVSLWNHEELQPALSGGKTYAPVDAAAFDAARLGTRLEGNVDCVAVLPGLLRVEADGELLTFEAPAAPAGGRIDISAGDPSCAEAPASFGTGRRTIALHDHFGFREDKFVVQLFDARGELLDERVVCLPLALPRLVTRIERTATAASAPKGMVEIPAGRFVFKAVSDPDDANPIIPYPGPAAPRTLEMRRFYMDRTPVTNAAFAEFLAATGYAPADRSNFLKHWAGGKPPAGLAGHPVVWVSLDDARAYAKWAGKRLPTEAEWQYSAQGPDGRTYPWGRAMEPGRCNDKLGRTTAVTAFPAGASPFGVLDLVGNVWQIMSDVYDDGVYRFGIIRGGSFYAPGKSVWYVKSGPLPVDRTQMLLLIAPGLDRAATVGFRCVKDAD